In Prionailurus viverrinus isolate Anna chromosome D1, UM_Priviv_1.0, whole genome shotgun sequence, the DNA window ccaatgtggggcttgaactcatgaacagtgagatcatgtcctgagctgaaaccaagagtagacagtcacttaaccaactgagccagccaggccccaagtacatatttaaaatagtaacaataatttATCTTCCATAAAAAGTACtagtgcacatttttttttccttttgctctaaTACAGCTTGGCATGgcactgttttttatttaaaattttgatattttatgaaTCAtggaatacaaattattttattttatttatgttttttaaacttgatttatttattttgagagagagagggagagagagagaggggaggacagagaatcccaagaggctctgttctgtcagtgcagagaccacatgggatttgaactcacaaaccatgagatcatgacctgagccaaaatcttgAGTCTGtagcttaccaactgagccattcaggcaccactagcccaccccccaaataatttattttataaaaatattgcattaaaaatttttaaacataattactgaatttctttttaagagagagagagagagagagcacgcgcacaagTCCCGGGGGAGACACacaggaagatggagagagaggatcccaagcaggctcaatgtcCATCTAAGattctgatgtggggcttgatctcatgaccctgagatcatgacctgaaatgaaatcgaggttgacacttaactgagttaaccacccaggcacccctagttacTGAATTATTGAATCCCTGTAATTTTACTCTCCTCAAAGTATTGTTGGCTATTAGCAATTGTCCTTGGTGTATCTCCATCTTAATGTGAATAAGGCCATGAGCACTTTCATGATTCTGAGTTTCAGGGGAAAGTTTGAACACTCATATGTGTTTCAAACTTCTAGAGAGTTTTTGCAGGATATTTTGTcccttcattcattctcatttccATCTCCCTCCCTTTACTCTGCAAAgcctagagaggaagaaaagagatagTATTTCCTCTTTCAAATTTCTACTCCAGTTTCTCCACCTCTCTGCCTCCTTGGTTCTTCGTCACCTCTTCTCCTGCTCCTTTATTTGTATCTTTACCTGCTGTTCGTGGGAGGAAGATATGACTTTGCCCTCACAGGACTCTatcagagagaagagaagtgaGAACAAAGAAGACCAACTCCTTTCAAAAGcctctgaaatgaaaataaaggaagagaggagggattACTCACCAATTTTCATTGAGCCTTGGAGTCCAGATGAGAAGACTCAGGCCCCATGCTGGATGCCAAAATGAAGTGAGTTGGAGTGGGGTCTGAGAgtgaatggtcaagaaagaattcttgagatgtttttcGTGCAAAAGGGTGTTTTTATTATAGCCTGTTGACAGGACCCATGAGCAGAAAGAGCTGCTCCCCCCACCTGTGACCCTTCCAGGGTGGgttatgtgtgacattcctcaggacAGAGGAATTAAGACAGAAATGACTGTCTTAATAATttacaaggaaaagagaaatctccAGAACCCCATAGACTCAATTTCTTAgagccctaacatcaccctcTCCTCCATAATGATGTGGGGAACATAGGCAAGGAGAAAATGTAGAcgaaattaaatttatttataacctGCGGCcctttgacaaatacttgagataGAGTATAACATTCCTCCAAAAAACTCCCAACTGTcttgtcttaatgttaatgccttacaagagagaaaaaataactttagCTCAACAATAGTAAGGCCTCCAGGATCTTATGAGTCCAAATTGGCAcatgaaagtccttttggaagcctttctttttccttaactcCCTCAACTCCCAAACATAAAatcacaatcccagtgcagctctttcagTCCATGGGTCCTATTCATGTGCTTgaagaaaatcaccattttgcatagaatttaccctatgacccaacaattgcacaagtaggcatttatccagaggctacaaaaatactgattcgaaggagcacatgcacccaatgtttatagcagctctatcaacaatagccaaattagggaaagaacccaaatgtccatccactcatgaatggaaaaagagatgtggtatatatatttaatggaataatatttggtgattaaaaagaatgaaatcttgtcatttgcaacaacgtggatggaagtaatgtattatgctaagcaaaaataagtcaatcagagaaagacgaatatcatatgatttcactcatatgtggaatttaagaaacaaagcagatggacataggggaagggaaggaacaataagataaaaacagagagggaggcaaatttCATAAGAGattctaaaatacagagaacaaactgagggttgctggaggggaggtaggtgggggggatgggctaatgggtgatgggcattaaggaagacacttgttgggatgagcactgggtgttatacgtgagtggtgaatcactgggttctgctcctaaaaccagtactacactgtatagtaagtaacttgaacttaaataaataattttttaaaaactcaatgttttgaaccaaagacatctcaagaattctttcctggcctcCACTCCAGATCCCTGCTcaccccattcccccccccccccaactccaaaACCACATCAAGAGGACCTCTATTATGAAAGCTGTAAGGGCTAGGAAGAAATACATAGTTCATAGAGGTAGCCAGTgcaggccacatcaaagaagggaGTTGTTTCACCACAACCATAGCATAGTTGATCTAGAACAGGAAGCAGATCCAGAATTGAGAATCCTCCCATCTTGGAAAGACACAGGAAGTGGGTTGGCGCCAGTCCCTGGTGGTGGCATCAGAGGATCACTGCTGATGGGGAAGGAAACTATCCTCTAAAGAGACTAAGCAAGTAATAAACATGCTGTTTTTGAGAAGGCTGGGAACTATGAGAGCTGAGTGACCAGAAAATTGTCTGAACAAGAAACACtaattatatgttataaatacacatatttttcctaaactcaattaaagaaaaattgagttATCCTGTTTCTCCTGATGGCTGTGTTTATAAATCACATGCCCAGATATAGAATGAATAATAAACACTTCAAATATTAAATCTccaaatggaaatgaatcacagtAAATGCTATGTTAATCCCTGTCCTTTTCTGCTCATAAAAGTCAATTGCATCTAAAGAAAGATACTATGTTTTCATGATGCCTATGGGCATATCTGAATACTCTTCTGTtttagatattttcaaatttaagataaatttgaaaaatcaaaaaaatggatagaagaaAGGAGGGTGTGACAGTTatgattaataataaatatatatttggtctttgtttacttttctggcagagagctcctaaaactcttggactttcctaagtgataagagccaTTAAGGTGTCTTTTATTATGTCAATGACATGACATTCTGACCCCACACAAGGATAGGGCCCACTTGCCAGAGGAACCAGCCACGTGATTGGAGAGTGGGAACTTTCAGTTCCAATAGacctccagggaggagagaggggctggagttTGAACCAAttgccaatggccaatgattgcATCagtcaatcatgcctatgtaatggagcctccataaaaacccagaaGGACAAGGTTCTGAGAGCTTCAATGTTGGTGAATACTTGAAGAGTGGAGAGAATTGTGTGAGAAAAAGCCCACCGACCCAAACAAAGGAGGGATGTGGAGACTCAGAACACAGTGAAGCCaggctttaatcaacattcttgcaagagcaggtgtctgatggacaggcacactagGGACAGTTATAGCAAACAATTTATTTCCTAgtgtgcaagtccctcccctaGTTCCTCATTGGCTAAGTACTACAAAGGTTTCAGCCCTACCCAGGTGttgcctatgcccatgtaaggcaaaaactagtgtgattggaacaaatgtacattccctgaaGTGAGGCAGAGACTTTTAGTCACTCCTCCTTGTGTTTTTtggtgcatgctcattgcaaagcctaCAAAAATAAGCCCTtgaaaaggagaggggaagaagaaccaggaagtagAGTGTCCAAGAGTTTCAGACTCCACTGTGGAGGGAGTTTgaacatatttccaataggttgtaaacctactgttaactaTACAGCAcagtttttatttggtatttctgaaaatgaatcatctcccttacttctcacaatAGTACCCCTGGCAAAGGCATATAGGTTCAGTGCCCTTTCCCCATCCTTTGCGCTATGCATCTTCTCCCTCTGGTTGCTCCTGAGTTATGTCCTTATAATACactggtaatctagtaagtaataTGTTTCTCTGAGTGCTATGAGTTGCCCTAGCAAATTAATTGTGCACAAGACGCAGGCCAAGGGAAACTCTGATTTATACTCAGTAGGttagaagcacaggtaacaactgTTGTTATGATTAGTGTGAGAGGTCAGGTGGGATGTGCAGTCTTGCAAGATTGAACCTTGAAGTTGCAGAATCTGATGCTGTCTCCTGAACTGAATAGTAGGATACCCAGTTGGTGTCCAGAGAATTGCTTGCTGGTGTGGAGCACCACCATACAAACTGTGATTTGGTCTCAGAATACTCATttagagggagggggagagacagaaagtgagaccTAATTTCATCAGGAGTTTGTCCATCTCTCTCCTTGTGTTGCCTGACGGACTGGGAGATCTCTGAGCTCTGAGGCCTCTAGAATCTTTTTCTATGCATATGTATTTCTATTTAGAATTGGCATCAGCCTAtgggaaatgttatttttcttttttctttaatattctatcttgatcattttttttacatctttacaTACTTTGTGCAAACACATTAATTAAATGATACATGATATTCAATTGCTCATTCTTCATCTGTGTCTTATGGATCAATATttgaatgttttctgtttttgtttttataaataatctaTACATGTCATTgtactatttttttctcaaattctatttttatagagATATGAGATGGGGAAAGTATACctactctttattttaaatgtttatttttgagagatagagagagagggaaaggcagagagagagggaaacagaggatccaaagcaggctctgttctgagagGAGTGACCCCATGTGGGCCTCGAattcaccagctgtgagatcataacctgagccaaagttggacactgaactcaACTGGGCCACCAAGATGCTCCAAAGTACACATACTTGTTAACTGTTTTGGTGGAAATTTCTAATCTTTTTAACAAGGTATACCACCTTATACTTCTAGTGACACTGTCAAAGTAATTTTCACATTAGTCTGTGGCAAATGGCATTGTTTTCAAATCTTCACTAATTTGATAGGTCGACAAGTTCTTACTGGTTTCTTGTGCTGATGAACATTCATCATCTCATTATTTATGATCAGCAATCACATCTCTCAGAGAGCTCCTGTTCTGGGCATTCTGAAAATTGATTCTTTTCTTCTGGAGGTTTACTAACCTCTGTACTTATATGTGATGGCTTGGAAGactttctttttgtgtttatgttCCCAGATCACAGTGGGTGATTGGCTTGATTGTGATGCTGTGATCCTTGACTCAGGGATCTTTTCCACAACAACTTTGAATAACCCTGTCCTTTATCTGCTTGGTTCTAACTCCATAGATGATGGGGTTGAGCATAGGAGGTACCAGGAGATAGAGATTAGCGAACATGATATGTACTGCTCCAGGCACATGATGTCCAAAGCGGTGGGTGAGGAATGTAAAGAGCGCTGGGATATAAAAAGCCAAGATGACACAGATATGGGACGCACATGTGCCAAAAGCCTTGACCTGGGATTGACCAGAAGGCAACCCCAGAACAGTTCTCAAAATCATCACATAGGATACACTGATGACAATCATATCAAAGCCAACCACAGAGAAGGCCACAAAGAGCCCATATGCACGATTTACTCTAGTATCTGCACACACCAGCTTTAGCACAGCCATGTGCTCACAGTATGACTGAGGAATGATCTGGTTGGGGCAGAAGGGCATCCTGGAGACCATAATGCAGAAGGGGCTCACCAACAGCAATGCTCTCATCATCACAGCTGCTCCCAATTTACCCACTACAGCTGGAGTCAGGACACTTGAGTGACGGAGTGGGAAGCAGATGGCCACATAACGGTCCAAGGCCATAGCCATGAGTACCCCAGACTCCACAGAGGAAAAGGCATGGATGAAGAACATCTGGATGAGGCAGGCATGGTATTGAGTCTCATGAGCATGAAACCAGAGTATAGCCAGCATTTTAGGTTGGGTGGAAGACGAGAGGACCAGGTCAGTGATAGCCAGCATGGCTAGAAAGAGGTACATGGGCTCATGCAGAGTGTGGTCAATTCGGATTATATGGAGGACAGTGGTATTGCCAATTATAGCCACAACATACATGGCACAGAGAGGAAAGGCAATCCAAAATTGGGAATTCTCGAGTCCTGGGATCCCAAGTAGGATAAAGTATTCAGGATGAGCAGAGCTGTTCCCTGAAGCCAGCATCACAGGACAGTTAAATTTTTCTCCCCTGAGAAGATAATGTATGATTATAATCAataaattagtattatttttaatctttcgtAGGGGCCACTGAATGATAGGACCATTGAGTTTAATggtaaaatggaataatttcaattgttttaataaatacattttttcaacaTAATGTGATGCTACTCTCTTCTTCATTCATGTTTATGTCATTCAAAATGGGGTCAGAACATGCTAGCTGCAAGTGTAATTTCTGTATAAGAATCAGTATTTTCCATGAAAGTCAAACCTGCTAAGGTAAAAGTATCTTAACAAATAATGGCACTGATAGTAATTTTTGCTCTTCTattctttagaatattttatttgtttaaccTCTCCCATAGGTTCTTTTCACCCTCTGTTTAAGCCACCGAGGCAACTTTTCAGGATAGGAAACcaatttggaaaacactttgtCTTAATGGCTCATAGCATTGTATATAGTGATGATGAGTTACCTTTGATTTAGGAGTTACCAGGAGTATTTGGGCTGGAGGATGACTGACTGACAGATTGTACACCTGCATTTAAACCTGTTGTCCACGGTGGATGTCTCCTCCTAGATTAGGGGCcagcaaatgttttctgtaaaaggTCACATCACacatattttagactttgtggacCATATAGTTTTGTTGCAACTAGTCAGCTTAGCCATTGTAGCATGAATGCAACCATAGTCAGTATAGAAATGTGTGAATGTGGCTACATtccaatacaaatttattttcaaaatcaggCTACTAGCTGGATTTGGTCTGCAGGTGATAGTTTGCTAATTCCATTTTATACGACAAATTTTCATGAGGTCAGCCCTGAATTGTGCACCATCCCTAGTACCTCTGTGCATGGCACAAAACAGGAGTTTAATTACCATTTTCAAagcaaataatgaataaatatcatTGTTCAGGGGTAATTGCTTTTTTAACTGATTAGCCATATCTTACAATGTCCTGATAGAATCCTCTAAACATTACTTTGATGCCGTGCCACAGGACAGCTACATATATTTCTCATAGTAGAGTCTGACCTCCTGTCCATTGAAAGACGTGAATGTCATCTTCTGCTGATACTTGCATACATTGTTGATCTTGTCTGATCCCTCTGGAGACTATTACCTATCTGAGAGTCAATGACACAAAAGCTTACCTGGGTCTTACTCAACACCTTCCCACTATTTAATTTCACTTGACCTGAGACTTTCCttgaatttattcattcttgcCTCCTCCATAACAGAAACACCAAGTTAAGAAGAGTATCTTTTCAAATCTCCCTTAACCAATCACCTATGGGGATTAACAGTTGTTTCAGTCTACAGATATAATAGTTTTATAAAAGGGTTTCTTTGAGATCCCAAATACACTTAATCTATTTCGGATTTTCCCTAGATTTATAACATTATGAGAGAAATGTGGCTCAGAGTTGGTAAATCTGGCTCTAAATTGGAAACTTTACTATCCTACCTAGATAATAGCTGTAGGTTTGCTGAAAAGAAATACTCCTCTCCGGGGCATAGTGAAAATTCAGAAGCATACACATTATCTGATGTGTAAGGCTCTTGTTTcattcccttctgctggcttggTCTTCCAGTTATGCATTCTGTTTGAATCAgagtcttcctttctccctcctttctcccccctGTAAGTCACCCTCCATTTGTGAGGACAATGTCACTGAGGCTCATAGGCACCTGGAAAAGCACTTAGACCATGTTCGTTTCTGCATTAGGCACTGGTGAATAAACTGGCTAAACCTTCAATTTCTCAAACTGCATAACAATCTCTTTAATAATATGTGAGACATTgctatttttgtaaatgtaacACTATTTCTTTTACATGTTATTGGTTTTAACTCCCACAAACTTCTGCCTGTCAGCCTTAACAGGGAAATTACCTGTTTGTTTTACATACTGTTTTTGGAGTAGTGACTCTTAGGGGGTGACCCAGTCTGAAGAGGGAAATGGGGCTCTTGACAGGCGCCTTTCTTATCTACACTTAACAATCCCATGAAATATGGTGTCATCACTACAAgaaattcttttgtctttttttcctcctcagatGTATGAACTCAACACATGAAGAATTAAGGCTACAAGTCATGTGGAGTAGACAGGGAGTTAACCAATCTTGGGTCATTTTTGTGCAGTGTGTGAGGTTTTCAATAGTAATTCTGAGGGGAGACACAGGTCATCAACTTGCTGCTGAGTTGGGGGAAAGAGATGTACATTCCctaaaaagtaggaaaaagaagGGCAATATAATTTCCCTTCTTGCCCCAaattccttccccctttccctgcttATAAATATGTCCCTGTCCTTGCCTACCATATGCTAGACCTCATGTGAGCATAGTGCTTATTGGCAGAAGAAATTAAGCCATCTTTTTTTCTATGTTACAGCCAGGGTGATCACACATTGAACTTCAGATTCAATGTTTCTGTTCTCCAAAGTACAATATAATTTGTGAGAACTTGGCGTAACTTTTGTTTCAGGGAATATGGTTGCAAGAAAAATGTTCTCACACTGCTGGAGCTCAGTTTTCATCTGTGAGTATGGGTTTGAATCCAGTGCTGATACCACTACCTCTGTTGACTTCAATTACCCCACTCATTATGTAGAAATAGTTATGTTCATCAGTTTAATCGAGTTGCTCAAGTCTGAAAGGGTAAAGGATAAAATGGGCTGAGATCTTGCTAAGGAATCGCTTCAGAGAAATTTAGTCTGTTCTCTCACTTTGGGGTATCTAAAACTAAGGCATGTAGCAAGATTGCCGAAGTGGGGTAGGGTTCAGATCCTGCGTCCTTTGTGGAGGGATTGAGTGTGGAGGCAGGCTGCCTACTTGTCTAGAATTTCCCTGGAGGACACAGTGTGAGCAGCGAATTGTCTCCCCATCTCAGAAGGAAATTCACCAGTCATGGATCAGCTGGACCTGGAGCCCGCATAAGTCAGGTCATTCCGCACAGTGCATTGCCTTGCATTTCAGATTCTTAGAGACCCTGTGAGTCCTACTGTTctctgggaagggcagagatgacTGGGGCACAGGGGACCACTCACCTTGAGCTCTGCTTTATCTCTGACCATAAGCAGCTCTAACTGGCTCCTGTGATTTAGCTTTTTACAGAGACTATGAGTTCGGACCTATTTAAAGACCTGTTTAAGTCTGGCCTTTCCCTTCGCCAGCattaattctttccttcctcttgggCCCCACTGCCTCATACTCTGGCTTCCTCTGAGACTGGAGGGTAAGCTGGAAGCATTAACCCCTAACTTGCCTCTCTCCTCTGTATACACATAGCTGAAGCAGGGGATTTGAATGCATGTGCAAGAATGTGTGTTGTTGAGATTACAGGAGTGTGAGCTTATCTGTATGCATGCATTTTTTGTTAGTGAAACAAAATGTGGAATGTGGAATGCGAAAGTGTGTTGATATGTTTGTTGATGTGTATCTGAGAGATGTGTTAGTAAACACGTGTAAGGACTGGATTTGCATGTGAATGTGAGTATGTGTATAAGCTGTGTTTGTGTAGGTATAAATAATCATTTGCTGTTGGTATACATATTTAGTGGGATAGTGTGGCTCTGTGAGTACAAAGCCACTAAATACACATGTTTTGTGAAGGCATACACTGAGCTCCAAACCTGACCCTGTGATTACACATCACTGTGTGTCTATACGAGTGTGTATAGGCAATATTGTGGGTTTGATGAGGGTGTTGACAATCTGTTGGTGCTTCTGTGTGTCCCAAGGTACAATGGTCTAAGCCCTTTCACTTCTTATTAGGAGAGGGAAAACGAATTCCAGATGGAGGTCTTGCCATAGTTGTTCGTGGAAAGTTGTGAAGCTGGAAAGCCCTCCTAGCTCAGCCTGAACAGTTAAGTCTGTGCAGAGCTACCTGTCACTCCCTGTGTAAGCCTAGCTGgtattctcatatttatttttctcagcatTCCTTGATATAGGATATGTCAAAGGAATATTTgacaaataaataactaaaaacagaaagtaaggaTTTATTTACGCAGATGAAATCTGTCAGACTTCAGAAACCGTGCTTTGCAAAATCTAAAACCCAACATATAATTATAGGGAAACAAATCACACATAATATTACCACCATTATCAGGATTACAATAACCTGTTTATGGTGAATTGCCATCATTATGTTCACAAAGGTCATGTTTTAGTTTAAACTATCAGCAGAAGAAAAAATCTGGGATACAACTGGTTTTGTTAGGGAGTCCAGGTTTATAGGAAATATTCAAGGTTTTATTATTCTAGGGGGCAGGGGACATTGTAATTTTGGAGTTATCTCTGGTTGCAAAttagttttctttgcttcttttagcTGTCATAGATTAAACACTTGGTGTAATGAAAGTAGAAGAAAGTGCCTTGTTGTTGatgatgttgttgttgttcttttcctcttcctcctcctccctcctcttccccttcttccttcttctcttcttattctcctcctcctcctcttccgtCCTtcatctctccccccccccctttttcttttgtaatgagAGGAGCTTTTCTCCTTCAATAAAATGTCACATCTAAGGGTAGGAACTGAGTTTCCTCATCTCATGAATCTTCCCAAGATTCTCAGTGCCATGGTGCTTCCAAGCAGACATGGTACCCAAGTTCTTATAGAAGTAACTCGTGAGGTCAGCCACACTGTTTTTCAAGTTTAGTTTGGTATTGCTTGCTGAAATCAATGTGTAGTAGGCAGGTCAGTATGTTCCTGATTTACTCTTGTAAAGTTCttttcatggtttgtgtgtttcaAAAGTTGATGTTTCTGCAGGATCCATGGAGGACTTGTGAACCAGGCTCACACCGGTGCTCTAAATCTCAGTCTTTGGTAGAATGTACAGATTTGTGGGAAGTATTGAGAGCCTAGTTAGGGTGTTTTACCATGAACTTGTAGCCACACCAATCTTTAAGTTAGGTTTTGTGGGGTTATGATGGCAGAGTCAGAGAAAAACGTTTGGAAAGGAAGTTTTGATGGAAGAAGATGTTGTTGAGAATATTGACCTAAGAATCCTGGGACACTTCAGTGTAACTATGTCAAAAGATCCCCATCCAGAGCCTCATAGCTTTTTGATTCTCACTTGTGTTTTCCTCTGTCTCCATATAGATACTTAGTCAATATCGAATGGACATGTCCTGAACCTTGCCACAGCATATCAATCAATCTCTGAATCCTTGAGCATGTTATTCTAATGACACCATTgtatctttctacttttttttttactcattttgtgtttcctttttaaaaatttaatatattttttaatgtttatttatttttgagagagagagtgagagtgagcgagcatgagtgggggaggggcagagagagagagagagagagagagagagagagaaatagaatccaaagcaggctccaggctctgagctgtcagcacaggtcctaacggggctcaaactcacgcaccatgagatcatgacctgagctgaagttggatgcttaactgactgagccatccaggtgcccctcatttcttGTTTTTCACATCATCAATTCCTtcaaaacttatatatatataaccaataTTTTCAGTACTCTTTTCAAGTTCTTGTCTATGAAATATAGTCCTCATAGTTCATCATTTCAACCATACTTGTGTGAATAACCTCAACACTATCTATCCATCACAGCTACTATTATGTCATTGTCTTCTGCTACCCCTGTACCACTGAGCAACTGCTAGAAGCAATAGCACCAATGATCAGATTGGGACCATTGCAAGTTCATGGCAACTGGCTTTACCTGGGCTCTCAAAGCAGCCCAAACTATTCTCACATTTCTCTCCCTTTAACTGTGCAGAGACATTGTGTTTGGAAGCTGTAATAACTGACCTCCTTGACTAAGTTTATTGTTCAGACTCTGTCCACTAATTACAATGAATATCTTTTGTTACTTTGTGCATCTCCTCAAGAGGCAGAACTTCCAACCATAATGTAGAAGATTAAACTGTCTGTTATCTGACCTCAGAAGGTGTATAACGATGGTTTTTTGTCCTCATTTCTTACTCTCCTGAAGAAAGTGCTCTCACTGCCAGTTGCTCCACCATGCAGGGTTCATTACCACATTCAGGAAGGAAATCAAATATGGTTAGAGGGGAAATAATCAGGGCTATGCTCTGCTTCCTCAAAGTTCAGGGAGAACCTTGCTGATGTTAACACTGTAGTGAAGGCCCTGGAGAccgaaaaagacaagaaaatgtatGTGCACTGCTTGGACAattgttgtgggttgaattgtgtccccccaccccgatTTATATGTTGAATTTCTACTCCActgtacctcagaatatgactttgTCATCAGAGTGTAGGTGGATAAAATGAGGTCATGTTGGAgtagggtggaccctaatccaatgtgaTTGCTGTCTTCATACAAGGGGAAATTTGGAAACACAGATGTATAGGTAGAGAGAAATTGCCATTTGGCCATGAAGGTAGTTATCA includes these proteins:
- the LOC125177123 gene encoding olfactory receptor 52R1-like, translated to MLASGNSSAHPEYFILLGIPGLENSQFWIAFPLCAMYVVAIIGNTTVLHIIRIDHTLHEPMYLFLAMLAITDLVLSSSTQPKMLAILWFHAHETQYHACLIQMFFIHAFSSVESGVLMAMALDRYVAICFPLRHSSVLTPAVVGKLGAAVMMRALLLVSPFCIMVSRMPFCPNQIIPQSYCEHMAVLKLVCADTRVNRAYGLFVAFSVVGFDMIVISVSYVMILRTVLGLPSGQSQVKAFGTCASHICVILAFYIPALFTFLTHRFGHHVPGAVHIMFANLYLLVPPMLNPIIYGVRTKQIKDRVIQSCCGKDP